A stretch of the Papaver somniferum cultivar HN1 chromosome 6, ASM357369v1, whole genome shotgun sequence genome encodes the following:
- the LOC113290580 gene encoding F-box protein At3g07870-like: MKKTTRKRERSLQTPLTIIVDGEKEETTPSLPDDIIVDILLMLPVKSIIRFRCVCKNWRNWLSRDPSFIKRHLKNSIESGTFNCFSISRHQEFNILRGKSSSLTALQDDCFESINLLDFPLKSQLVKDPDILFDIHGSCNGLILMRSRTRRSRPRDINLCLWNPTTKEIKEIELDSEVKYGPACSQVLQVKQSKVTYGLGYDCETDDYKIVKANAFYDYDSNAQGVYCGSEVQVYTLGSDSWKTLPNIVPYKIVDSSTRASVNGALYWIATRCHSDTVQKSNLILSFDIKGENFREVPLPSQVIELFGFNSPVRRTTLSVLGGCLCVVFLGRNDTEVWVMKDHKVRESWTKLFVVQIAVKLIPIVVPYDIPMRTQEW; encoded by the coding sequence ATgaagaaaactacaagaaaacgGGAACGATCGTTGCAAACACCATTAACAATAATAGTAGATGGAGAAAAGGAAGAGACTACGCCAAGCCTCCCGGATGATATCATTGTAGACATCCTTTTGATGTTACCAGTAAAATCTATAATCCGATTCAGGTGCGTATGCAAAAACTGGCGCAATTGGTTATCCAGAGACCCTAGTTTTATTAAAAGGCATCTTAAAAATAGCATCGAAAGTGGAACCTTTAATTGTTTTTCAATAAGCCGTCACCAAGAGTTTAATATACTTAGAGGAAAATCATCATCATTAACAGCACTTCAAGATGACTGCTTTGAGTCTATTAATTTATTGGATTTTCCATTAAAATCTCAACTGGTTAAGGATCCAGATATATTGTTTGACATTCACGGCTCTTgtaatggtttgattttgatgagaAGCCGTACGAGAAGAAGCCGGCCTAGGGATATAAATCTTTGCCTATGGAACCCAACTACAAAAGAGATCAAGGAAATAGAACTTGATTCAGAAGTCAAGTACGGACCGGCGTGCTCTCAAGTTTTACAGGTAAAGCAATCCAAAGTCACGTACGGGCTTGGTTACGATTGTGAGACGGATGATTACAAGATTGTTAAAGCTAATGCTTTCTATGACTACGATAGCAATGCTCAAGGTGTTTATTGTGGTTCTGAAGTTCAAGTGTACACATTAGGTTCGGATTCATGGAAAACATTACCCAACATCGTTCCTTATAAGATAGTAGATTCTTCCACTCGTGCATCTGTTAATGGGGCTCTTTATTGGATAGCAACTCGATGTCATTCTGACACTGTCCAAAAATCTAACTTAATTCTTTCTTTCGATATCAAAGGCGAGAATTTCAGGGAAGTTCCACTACCTTCACAAGTCATTGAACTATTTGGTTTTAACTCTCCAGTGAGGAGAACTACATTAAGTGTTTTAGGAGGGTGCCTTTGTGTAGTCTTTCTGGGTCGTAATGATACTGAAGTATGGGTTATGAAGGATCACAAAGTGAGAGAGTCATGGACCAAATTGTTTGTTGTCCAAATTGCAGTCAAATTAATACCCATCGTTGTGCCGTATGACATTCCAATGCGAACTCAAGAATGGTGA
- the LOC113290581 gene encoding uncharacterized protein LOC113290581, translated as MDNCNPILTPVEEKLKLTREGSGELVNSTDFKGLVGCLRYLIVTRPDIMYTVGLVSRFMEEPRQSHLQAAKRILRYVRGTTNMGILYNDSEDPKLVGFTGSDWAGDTEGRRSTSSYGFHLGTGFSLGHQRSNKLFLYLQQKLNI; from the coding sequence atggataattgcAATCCAATCTTAACACCAGTAGAGGAGAAATTGAAGTTGACAAGAGAAGGATCAGGAGAACTTGTGAATTCAACAGACTTTAAAGGTCTTGTTGGATGTCTGAGATATTTGATTGTTACAAGACCTGACATTATGTATACAGTGGGTTTGGTTAGTAGATTTATGGAAGAACCCAGACAATCAcatttacaagctgcaaaacgTATTCTGAGATATGTTAGAGGAACAACTAATATGGGAATTCTCTATAATGATTCAGAAGATCCAAAATTAGTTGGTTTCACTGGTAGTGATTGGGCTGGTGatacagaaggaagaagaagCACATCAAGTTATGGATTTCATTTAGGAACTggtttttctcttggtcatcaaagaagcAACAAGTTGTTTCTTTATCTACAACAGAAGCTGAATATATAG